One part of the Ornithodoros turicata isolate Travis chromosome 2, ASM3712646v1, whole genome shotgun sequence genome encodes these proteins:
- the LOC135384541 gene encoding uncharacterized protein K02A2.6-like, with protein MATQPSLSGDDNSRRFRSPGIFDPAKEDWNMYQVRFEAALRVARVTEEEDKTNLLITSLTPEVFKHLYNLVQPRDILSVAYSELTRKLAEHYTPKKFKEFERWKLFSTRQNESESVKDFLERLSAIIPHCEYEAETDVRACSLLTAFIVGLHDPRIRARLVLEKGLTLETATNMADKTLTAEAESRQLHAEQTVHKLEKRSDHARCFRCGNINHDSDTCRFRDEDCHNCGKTGHIAKMCRANRPSKGKKSYRNVEYVSDVFFAGTGEDKFVTCQIGSHDVLLQVDTGSQATLLNTSTYVRLGKPKLKQPRFRLRSFSKDDIPLRGQTEVEVSYGGRKRKLEVFFTNMEHTNLLGRDWIRHLGLDLNELFVGSVVRPGSSLEKVLSKFPDLFQSRLGRCTKTKVHLHFKEAAQPKFFKPRPIPFATRQAVEADIERQVKNGVLTPVDVSEWATPIVVVPKPNGAVRVCGDFSVTVNPQLAVSQYPLPRPEELLAVLNGGQRFSKLDLSEAYLQMELDDEAQKVLVINTHKGLFRFTRMPFGIASAPAVFQRIMEQVTAGIPSVACYLDDIIVTGKSDDEHLDNLQQVFSRLREFGFTLKREKCAFFRAEVEYLGHVVNAQGFRPSPKKVSAVLNMPAPTNVSELRSFLGMVQHYGKYLKSLADVVAPLNDLLKKAVPWEWSSGCVEAFEKVKMMLVSVDALTHFDPAKPIFLAADASSRGLGAVIYHKVDGKDMAMAHASKTLTAPEKNYSQIEREALAIIFGVRKFHQYLWGRRFVLYTDHKPLTTIFGPKKGIPATTASRLQRWALILMNYTFDIQYTPTAKFGNADGLSRLPEGPDGDFDREMERGIFDVFLTEVNVVLDHQVSTLPISVEDIAVATSQDPDLARVAAFVSGGWPTHVDPCLEAFFQRRTELTIYKGCLLWGIRTVIPPKFRSPLLSLLHEGHIGQTKMKMLARSYLWWPGLDRDIEREVRSCEPCASVAAHEVPVPLHQWEPADKPWVRLHADFAELNGKHYLIVIDAYSKWPEIEQLTSTAAEKTAIAFSDMFTRNGLPEVLVTDNGPPFTSKEFKNFLQANEIRHVLTPPYHPQSNGLAENFVRTFKTALRRAALEGTKDSVRSFLFKYRITPHATTGRSPCAMLNGRQFRHFLDFIRPGQPDISGTVRMSRERQKRNYDKCSRDRSFGINQKVWMLDPGKKSHWKVGVVLSKQGSAIYVVEDEQQRRHRVHKDHLKCRHSVDSWPDQASVPEVFRKDEVPLPPPCRRDPRPEEGNQNDFHEPHGNNDAIAPGHHEPGQVMGSGDAATRRYPSRLRRGPQRYGYS; from the coding sequence ATGGCGACTCAACCCAGTTTGTCGGGCGACGACAACTCTCGCAGGTTCCGCAGTCCAGGAATATTTGACCCGGCCAAGGAAGATTGGAACATGTATCAAGTAAGGTTTGAGGCTGCACTTCGGGTGGCTAGAGTCACCGAAGAGGAAGACAAAACCAATTTGCTCATAACGTCGCTCACCCCTGAAGTATTCAAACATCTGTACAACCTTGTTCAGCCACGGGACATTCTGTCCGTTGCATATTCTGAACTCACAAGGAAGCTTGCCGAGCATTACACCCCAAAGAAGTTTAAAGAATTTGAGAGGTGGAAACTTTTTTCAACCCGTCAAAACGAGTCGGAGTCTGTCAAAGACTTTTTGGAACGCCTTTCCGCCATCATCCCTCATTGTGAATATGAAGCAGAAACCGATGTGAGAGCATGTTCTTTATTAACTGCCTTCATTGTGGGACTTCATGATCCACGAATTCGCGCCCGGTTAGTCCTAGAGAAGGGTCTCACGCTTGAAACTGCTACCAACATGGCTGACAAAACGTTGACCGCAGAAGCCGAGTCTCGCCAACTTCATGCCGAGCAGACCGTGCATAAGTTAGAAAAAAGAAGCGATCATGCAAGATGTTTTCGCTGCGGCAATATTAATCATGACTCGGACACATGTCGGTTCAGAGATGAAGACTGCCATAACTGCGGCAAAACTGGCCATATCGCTAAGATGTGCCGTGCCAATCGTCCTTCGAAAGGGAAGAAGAGCTATCGGAACGTGGAGTATGTTTCGGATGTTTTCTTCGCGGGTACCGGTGAAGACAAGTTTGTGACTTGCCAGATAGGGTCGCACGATGTGCTGCTACAAGTGGACACCGGATCGCAGGCCACTCTTCTCAATACTTCTACctatgttaggttaggtaaaCCCAAGCTGAAACAACCACGGTTCCGTCTTCGGTCTTTCAGCAAAGACGATATACCCCTTCGTGGCCAGACGGAAGTGGAAGTGTCTTATGGTGGACGGAAGAGGAAGTTAGAAGTGTTCTTTACTAACATGGAGCACACTAACCTACTGGGTAGAGATTGGATTCGTCACCTGGGACTGGATCTTAATGAGTTGTTCGTCGGAAGTGTTGTCAGGCCTGGAAGTTCACTCGAAAAGGTCTTGTCCAAGTTTCCCGACCTGTTCCAATCCCGTCTGGGGAGGTGCACAAAGACGAAGGTGCATCTACATTTCAAGGAGGCTGCTCAACCAAAGTTTTTTAAACCGCGTCCGATTCCATTTGCTACGAGGCAAGCAGTCGAAGCAGACATCGAGAGACAAGTTAAGAACGGAGTGCTAACGccggtcgacgtttcggagtGGGCTACCCCCATCGTCGTCGTTCCTAAGCCGAATGGGGCTGTTCGGGTTTGCGGGGATTTCAGTGTGACGGTGAACCCGCAGTTGGCTGTATCGCAGTACCCACTCCCTAGGCCTGAAGAGCTGTTAGCCGTACTCAATGGCGGACAGCGGTTTTCCAAGTTAGACTTGTCGGAAGCTTATCTCCAGATGGAGCTCGACGACGAAGCACAGAAGGTCCTTGTCATCAATACGCACAAAGGACTCTTCCGATTTACGCGAATGCCCTTTGGAATCGCCTCAGCACCGGCAGTTTTTCAACGAATCATGGAGCAGGTCACCGCAGGCATACCGTCGGTTGCCTGCTATTTAGATGACATCATCGTCACAGGCAAATCCGATGATGAGCATTTGGACAATCTCCAGCAGGTCTTTAGCCGACTACGCGAGTTTGGGTTTACACTGAAGCGCGAGAAATGTGCTTTTTTTCGGGCCGAAGTGGAGTACTTGGGGCATGTAGTCAACGCACAGGGTTTCCGGCCATCGCCCAAGAAGGTGTCCGCAGTGCTCAATATGCCAGCACCCACGAACGTCTCCGAGCTGCGGTCATTCCTTGGTATGGTACAACACTACGGAAAATACCTAAAATCGCTTGCTGATGTCGTTGCGCCCCTCAATGACCTCCTGAAGAAAGCCGTACCGTGGGAATGGTCTTCGGGTTGTGTGGAGGCTTTTGAAAAGGTCAAGATGATGCTGGTATCTGTGGACGCGCTTACGCATTTCGATCCTGCAAAACCCATTTTCTTAGCCGCAGATGCATCTTCTAGAGGTCTTGGAGCTGTTATCTATCACAAGGTCGATGGCAAAGACATGGCAATGGCACACGCTTCGAAGACATTGACTGCCCCGGAGAAGAACTACTCACAGATAGAGAGGGAGGCCTTAGCCATCATTTTTGGCGTCAGGAAGTTTCATCAGTATCTCTGGGGCCGGAGGTTTGTTCTGTACACGGACCATAAGCCCCTGACCACGATCTTTGGTCCCAAGAAAGGAATTCCTGCGACAACCGCCAGTCGCTTGCAACGATGGGCTTTGATCTTAATGAACTACACCTTTGACATTCAATATACGCCAACCGCGAAATTTGGAAACGCCGACGGCCTCTCTCGTCTGCCTGAGGGTCCAGATGGAGACTTTGACCGAGAGATGGAACGGGGCATCTTCGACGTCTTCCTGACAGAGGTAAACGTAGTGTTGGACCATCAGGTCTCTACCTTACCCATTTCCGTCGAGGATATTGCTGTGGCCACGTCACAGGACCCGGACCTGGCCAGGGTGGCTGCATTCGTTTCCGGTGGTTGGCCGACGCACGTCGATCCCTGTTTGGAAGCGTTCTTTCAACGCCGCACGGAGCTAACGATCTACAAAGGATGTCTGCTCTGGGGGATACGAACGGTGATACCACCCAAATTCCGAAGTCCTCTGCTAAGTCTCCTTCATGAGGGCCATATTGGACAAACAAAGATGAAGATGTTAGCTCGGTCCTATTTGTGGTGGCCGGGCCTCGACAGAGATATCGAAAGGGAAGTGAGAAGTTGTGAGCCATGCGCCTCTGTTGCTGCCCACGAGGTACCGGTGCCACTTCACCAATGGGAACCCGCAGATAAGCCTTGGGTACGTCTGCATGCCGATTTCGCTGAGCTGAATGGGAAGCACTACCTCATAGTAATAGACGCCTACAGCAAATGGCCGGAAATAGAACAACTGACAAGCACAGCTGCTGAGAAGACTGCTATTGCTTTTTCCGACATGTTCACACGAAATGGCTTGCCAGAGGTTCTGGTCACCGACAATGGTCCACCGTTCACCAGCAAGGAGTTTAAGAACTTCCTTCAGGCAAACGAGATACGTCACGTTCTGACGCCGCCATACCATCCGCAATCGAATGGTCTCGCGGAGAACTTTGTGCGTACCTTCAAAACAGCCCTTCGCCGCGCAGCGCTGGAAGGGACGAAGGACAGTGTTCGTAGTTTCCTGTTCAAGTACAGGATAACCCCGCATGCCACAACAGGGCGCTCTCCCTGTGCAATGTTAAATGGACGTCAGTTTCGACACTTCCTAGATTTTATTCGTCCTGGTCAGCCCGATATCTCCGGTACAGTGCGCATGTCGCGCGAACGTCAGAAACGCAACTATGACAAGTGCAGCCGAGACAGGAGCTTTGGGATAAACCAAAAGGTCTGGATGTTGGACCCGGGCAAGAAATCCCACTGGAAAGTTGGTGTCGTTCTCTCCAAACAAGGGTCGGCAATTTAcgtcgtcgaagatgagcaGCAGAGGCGACACCGCGTACACAAGGACCACCTCAAGTGCCGGCACTCCGTTGATTCCTGGCCTGACCAAGCTTCAGTTCCAGAGGTATTCCGAAAAGACGAggttcctcttccccctccttGCCGCCGAGATCCTCGTCCAGAAGAGGGGAACCAGAACGACTTCCATGAACCCCATGGTAACAATGACGCTATTGCTCCTGGTCATCACGAGCCTGGACAGGTCATGGGCTCAGGAGATGCTGCCACCAGGCGCTATCCTTCGCGTCTCCGGAGAGGCCCCCAACGTTATGGCTACAGCTAA